In Nocardia asteroides, a single genomic region encodes these proteins:
- a CDS encoding urease accessory protein UreD, whose amino-acid sequence MRTVLRVLAAPGISPRIEAEGGIAARQTGPETVHLIGTAAVPLGGDHLELSIEVLPGARLRVRSVAAMIALPARGTPDSTARWRLTVGAGAELDLDTEPTIVAGGARHRTVTELRLAPDAAVRVRERVRIGRAGEDDGHWTGEVIADIDGAESVPLLRHRLELGSGSGTDDALSAARTLESVLLYPDERPAETVGLTAARLPLAAGGSLYTEVGIVRPGRTETSRTAVAARA is encoded by the coding sequence GTGCGTACCGTCCTGCGCGTGCTCGCGGCGCCAGGGATCTCGCCGCGGATCGAGGCCGAGGGCGGGATCGCGGCGCGGCAGACCGGGCCGGAGACGGTGCACCTCATCGGCACCGCCGCGGTGCCGCTCGGCGGCGACCACCTGGAGCTGAGCATCGAGGTGCTGCCCGGCGCGCGGCTGCGGGTGCGCTCGGTGGCGGCCATGATCGCGCTGCCCGCGCGCGGGACGCCGGATTCGACCGCGCGCTGGCGGCTCACGGTCGGGGCCGGGGCCGAGCTGGACCTGGACACCGAGCCGACGATCGTCGCGGGCGGGGCGCGGCACCGCACGGTGACCGAGCTGCGGCTGGCGCCGGATGCCGCGGTGCGGGTCAGGGAGCGGGTGCGGATCGGGCGGGCCGGGGAGGACGACGGGCACTGGACCGGCGAGGTGATCGCCGACATCGACGGGGCGGAATCCGTTCCGTTGCTGCGGCATCGGCTGGAGCTGGGGTCGGGGAGCGGTACCGACGACGCGCTGAGTGCGGCGCGCACGCTGGAGAGCGTGCTGCTCTACCCGGACGAGCGCCCCGCCGAAACCGTCGGTCTGACCGCCGCCCGCCTCCCGCTCGCCGCGGGCGGCAGTCTCTACACCGAGGTCGGGATCGTCCGGCCCGGCCGGACGGAAACATCGCGGACCGCAGTCGCGGCCCGCGCCTGA